From Streptomyces sp. GSL17-111, one genomic window encodes:
- a CDS encoding alpha/beta hydrolase, with protein MSARRRLPARRALGATATALAATLLVTPLGAGQASAAPAAQAAPKSADPDTAALAGALTDQEIDWETCAFPGLEKERADSLRTVEGLACATVQMPLDWHDADNGKTIDVRISRTQTSDRDDRDRQGIALVNPGGPGGSGLPWGAAMAQRAPELAEYYDFVGFDPRGVGQSTPLTCTYTVPDDPSDQDAVNRAKVEGCMDGGLAPFITTEQTAYDMDFIRVLLGEPRMSYIGYSYGTWLGTWYAATFPGTSHRFLLDSSTDVTERSLERTWDLQPPSRDRQFQEALLPYMARHDDVYGQGTDPMKIREHFERAGGTREFIGQLFMAYYIIPAMYSTDQYPTAASAVAAIAADGIPEEGTEEQAVETVIDNILAVDRLTADQRAFVAEAKADILEAVAAKQEGPGAAAATETFDATFEAIRCQDGQWNQNLDHWQRWLQRQERHAPLMAPFNSTPLCAYWPTDNRMPKAKKKTFPEVIVLQSELDAATAYEGGLATAKGLPGAAMISVDNEGSHGLFPYGTTCVDMPVINYFLTGQLPRKDFTGCQALPLPGEEETFEVAGEMKKNGKIKLRMRTDEVREANRLVRDLLREANTPEPSEAAASQSSGAEASQSSEAGSSQSS; from the coding sequence GTGTCTGCTCGTAGACGCCTCCCCGCGCGCCGCGCCCTGGGCGCCACCGCGACGGCCCTCGCCGCCACCCTGCTCGTCACGCCGCTGGGCGCGGGACAGGCGTCCGCCGCCCCGGCCGCACAGGCTGCTCCGAAGTCGGCCGATCCCGACACCGCCGCACTGGCCGGAGCCCTCACCGACCAGGAGATCGACTGGGAGACGTGCGCCTTCCCCGGCCTGGAGAAGGAGCGGGCCGACAGCCTGCGCACCGTCGAGGGGCTCGCCTGCGCGACCGTCCAGATGCCGCTCGACTGGCACGACGCCGACAACGGCAAGACGATCGACGTGCGCATATCCCGCACGCAGACCAGTGACCGGGACGACCGCGACCGCCAGGGCATAGCCCTCGTCAACCCCGGCGGGCCCGGCGGCTCCGGTCTGCCGTGGGGCGCGGCCATGGCGCAGCGCGCCCCCGAACTGGCCGAGTACTACGACTTCGTCGGCTTCGACCCGCGCGGCGTCGGTCAGAGCACGCCGCTCACGTGCACCTACACCGTCCCGGACGACCCCTCGGACCAGGACGCCGTGAACCGCGCCAAGGTCGAGGGCTGCATGGACGGCGGCCTGGCCCCCTTCATCACCACCGAGCAGACCGCCTACGACATGGACTTCATCCGCGTCCTGCTCGGCGAGCCGAGGATGAGCTACATCGGCTACTCCTACGGCACCTGGCTCGGCACCTGGTACGCGGCGACGTTCCCCGGGACGTCGCACCGCTTCCTGCTCGACTCCTCCACCGACGTCACCGAGCGCTCCCTGGAGCGCACCTGGGACCTCCAGCCGCCCAGCCGTGACCGGCAGTTCCAGGAGGCCCTGCTGCCGTACATGGCCCGCCACGACGACGTCTACGGCCAGGGCACCGACCCGATGAAGATCCGTGAGCACTTCGAACGTGCCGGCGGGACACGCGAGTTCATCGGCCAGCTCTTCATGGCGTACTACATCATCCCCGCCATGTACAGCACCGACCAGTACCCGACGGCCGCCTCCGCCGTGGCCGCCATCGCGGCGGACGGCATCCCCGAGGAGGGCACCGAGGAGCAGGCCGTCGAGACGGTCATCGACAACATCCTCGCCGTCGACCGCCTCACCGCCGACCAGCGCGCGTTCGTCGCCGAGGCGAAGGCCGACATCCTGGAGGCCGTGGCGGCCAAGCAGGAGGGACCGGGCGCGGCGGCGGCCACGGAGACGTTCGACGCCACCTTCGAGGCCATCCGCTGCCAGGACGGCCAGTGGAACCAGAACCTCGACCACTGGCAGCGCTGGCTCCAGCGGCAGGAGCGCCACGCCCCGCTGATGGCGCCCTTCAACTCCACGCCGCTGTGCGCCTACTGGCCCACCGACAACAGGATGCCGAAGGCGAAGAAGAAGACCTTCCCCGAGGTGATCGTCCTGCAGTCAGAGCTGGACGCGGCCACCGCCTACGAGGGCGGTCTCGCCACCGCCAAGGGACTGCCGGGCGCCGCGATGATCAGCGTCGACAACGAGGGCAGCCACGGCCTGTTCCCCTACGGCACCACCTGCGTCGACATGCCGGTGATCAACTACTTCCTCACCGGCCAGCTGCCGCGCAAGGACTTCACCGGCTGCCAGGCCCTCCCGCTCCCCGGCGAGGAGGAGACCTTCGAGGTGGCGGGCGAGATGAAGAAGAACGGCAAGATCAAGCTCCGGATGCGCACGGACGAGGTCCGCGAGGCGAACCGCCTGGTGCGTGACCTGCTGCGCGAGGCCAACACCCCGGAGCCCTCCGAGGCCGCCGCCTCGCAGTCCTCCGGTGCCGAGGCGTCCCAGTCCTCCGAGGCCGGGTCCTCCCAGTCCTCCTGA